The DNA sequence AACCGAATCAATATCCAAAATAACTATTTCAAGTGAATCAGGAATATTATTGAAGACATCCTCTAAAGGGTATATTGTAATTGTATCATTGACGTTAACTGAAAAATCATATAGTAAAAGAGGGGCAATAGAGTCGAATTTTATAGCCCATATTCTTTTGGATTCATCTTCTCTGAGAGCAGCATAGTAGGTGCCATTTAGAACCTGTAGGGATGAGTCTTCTAGCGTTCTGAAGTACTTTTTATACTGTAGTCCTTCGATAACTGTATCTCCAGAAACGTAGAATTTATCGGTATTCACAGACCAAACGGCATTCGAGTCTGGAAAAGGAACGTACTCTTGTGCTTGCGTTAAACGGGCTATAATTAAAAGCGATGTAAGTAATATGCTGAACTTCATTGTGTAATATATCCCAATAATGGTTAAAATTTACCCCCTCAAAATTATTTTCTTGACGAACTCACGGTCATCGGTGATAATTTTAACAAGATAGTAGCCTTTATTAAAGGAAATGGATGTCTCTCCTTCTACTGGAATATGACTCAATTTCTGTCCTGTTAAGCTATAGACTTCAGCGTAACCGTTTCCTTTAAAAAACATGATATTTTGATAACCGTACACGTCTAATTTGGGTTTCCCACCGGTAAATTCAGGAATATCTTGTGTTAGGTGATATTGACAGTCTTCTCCAGAAGGATTGTAGAGTTCAAAACCTTCATCCTCGAAGCATTTAAATTTATATCTATACCATTCAATAATACTCCCTGTTTCTGTTAATGCTGAACATTGAACAGCTCTTGGAAAAGGATAAAGGAATTCGACATAATTACTCGTATTGCCATATCCAATCCCAAACTTTTCTACCGCAGTACCTTGAAAGCCTATTCCGGCGTTCGAATCTGGCTCCAAGGTTATTGTTCTAAGGCTAAGTCCATTGATAGTTACCGTTCCTGTATCGGTGACATAAACATATGAGTTGTTGTCACAATAATAGTCCCAGTCACTATTATTAGAAACCATCCATGAATCACCTATTTGAGCTCCGAAATTATAAAGGATAAAGAATTGGTCGTTGCGATAATAGAATACAGTGTCTCCCGAAACAAATGTGTAGTTAGTTTCCTGAAGAGAGCTATCTATAAAAATAATGTCATCGTTCATTGTTGCAAAAAATGTAAACCTATAAGAGTGCAACATTTGGCAATTTATCCCTTCAATCACTGTATCGTTATCGTAAGTTGTTTTAATGAATCCTCCTTCAGAAAGACCTGTCCAGTCAAAATGCCAGGTCGCTCCTGGTTCTACCCAAACTTGGGAGTAAGAAATTTGCCAGTTTATGAGAAAGAATAAAATTAAAAGTGATTTGTTGATCATTTCGATTAAAGTACCCTAAACGAGTAGGCTACCCTGATTAGCTCCATGAAACTCTTAACGTGAGAACATAGGAAATGACCTACTCCACTGCAAGTTTGTGCGTAGACTTGGTGCCCTTATCGGTTATTCGA is a window from the Flavobacteriales bacterium genome containing:
- a CDS encoding T9SS type A sorting domain-containing protein encodes the protein MINKSLLILFFLINWQISYSQVWVEPGATWHFDWTGLSEGGFIKTTYDNDTVIEGINCQMLHSYRFTFFATMNDDIIFIDSSLQETNYTFVSGDTVFYYRNDQFFILYNFGAQIGDSWMVSNNSDWDYYCDNNSYVYVTDTGTVTINGLSLRTITLEPDSNAGIGFQGTAVEKFGIGYGNTSNYVEFLYPFPRAVQCSALTETGSIIEWYRYKFKCFEDEGFELYNPSGEDCQYHLTQDIPEFTGGKPKLDVYGYQNIMFFKGNGYAEVYSLTGQKLSHIPVEGETSISFNKGYYLVKIITDDREFVKKIILRG